AAATCCGGAAGCGTTATAAACTGGGATGATAACAGAAATATTCAGGTTCATTCTTTTACTTCTAAAATGATACTCTCTTGATAAGATCGGGCAAATTCCTCAGGAATATCAAACGACTCCTGTTTTTCGGCTTCGTTCACGTGTCTTCCTTCGATGGCAATTTTTTCTGTAGCTTTCTTTAAAAACCAGATGTATTCAATATCAATATGTCCGATATCAATAGTCCAGTAATTAGTCGTTCCTTAACAAAACCCACTATTTAATTTATTTTTAAAAACAGGATTAGAAAACAGCATAATTTGTATCTTATAAAATAAGAAAATAATTTTCTGTTTCAGTAGTTCCATCATTTTCTTCATGTTCCAAGCGGTTGCAGCTAGTAATGCATTGATTTGTGGTCCCGTTTCTCCCATGAAGTAATTTTTTGCCAGCCTAAAATCGGTTTTTAAATGTCCGATGATAGGTTCTATTGCCGCTCTGGTTCTAAATTTTTTGCGCTTTGTCTGCTTTTGATAAGCAGTGTCTTTTTTTCTTGGAGTGCTTGGGATGGAGATTTTCACGCCCTTTATTTCTGATTTTCCTCTGCCACCTCTATCGTAAACGAGTTCTTTTGGGAGCTTTTGACCACCGGTTTCCATCTGTTCCAAAAGTGGTTCTATGGTGTGACCATCGTAAGGAGTT
This window of the Chryseobacterium indicum genome carries:
- a CDS encoding GT-D fold domain-containing glycosyltransferase, whose protein sequence is MDIGHIDIEYIWFLKKATEKIAIEGRHVNEAEKQESFDIPEEFARSYQESIILEVKE